A window from Vicia villosa cultivar HV-30 ecotype Madison, WI unplaced genomic scaffold, Vvil1.0 ctg.001263F_1_1, whole genome shotgun sequence encodes these proteins:
- the LOC131634249 gene encoding single-stranded DNA-binding protein WHY1, chloroplastic-like encodes MSHLHLQLHSLAPPLSSSSSSTSSRFSFLKLFTSNTFSFSQTNSLPFKPLSIKCRHSDVFETTTNPSSTPNNNPSVGAIPPRVYVGHSIYKGKAALTITPRPPEFLPLDSGAYKISRDGYVLLQFAPSVGPRQYDWNRKQVFSLSVDEMGSVISLSARDSCEFFHDPYKGKSDEGKVSKVLKVEPFPDGSGFFFNLSVQNKLANVEENITLPVTKAELSVLSAIFKFIMPYLLGWHTFADSITPEYSVAAASVATNANPKYGGDYEWNR; translated from the exons ATGTCGCATTTGCATTTACAGCTACACTCACTAGCACCACcactctcttcttcttcctcttccactTCTTCTCGTTTTTCTTTCCTCAAACTTTTCACAAGCAacactttctctttctctcaAACCAACTCTCTTCCTTTCAAACCCCTATCCATCAAATGCCGCCACTCTGACGTCTTTGAAACCACAACCAACCCTTCCTCCACCCCCAACAATAACCCTTCAG TTGGAGCTATACCACCTAGGGTTTATGTTGGTCATTCCATTTACAAAGGGAAGGCTGCTCTCACTATCACTCCTAGACCGCCCGAGTTCTTGCCTTTGGAT TCAGGGGCATATAAGATATCTAGGGATGGTTATGTGCTGCTTCAGTTTGCTCCCTCGGTTGGTCCGCGCCAGTATGATTGGAATAGAAAACAG gttttctCACTATCAGTGGATGAAATGGGAAGTGTGATTAGCCTTAGTGCAAGGGACTCTTGTGAATTTTTTCACGATCCTTACAAGGGAAAAAG TGACGAAGGCAAAGTCAGTAAGGTTTTGAAGGTTGAGCCTTTTCCGGATGGTTCTGGATTCTTCTTTAACCTAA GTGTTCAAAACAAGCTTGCGAACGTGGAAGAAAACATCACTCTCCCAGTAACAAAAGCAGAGTTATCTGTTTTGAGTGCAATTTTCAAG TTCATCATGCCGTACCTTCTTGGTTGGCATACCTTTGCAGACTCAATAACTCCGGAATATTCTGTGGCGGCGGCAAGTGTGGCAACCAATGCCAACCCGAAATATGGAGGAGACTATGAATGGAACAGATAG